Proteins from a genomic interval of Thermus neutrinimicus:
- a CDS encoding PhzF family phenazine biosynthesis protein, with protein MARIPYVIVDAFASTPGAGNRVAIVLDARGMDLEEMRSLARRLGEPETAFVTEKQGTLFAVRFFTPAGEVEFSGHAAVALGLTLVRLGLAPEGTQRLFLHTPTEALPVEILYEAGEPKKALVRGPAPRFRDLPPFQVLKEVLEALGSDERYLHRGLPYGIAYTGLWSLFVPLVAPGVVDALEPEMEALAGVSRKLEIATVHAYAPMGPRSFYARDFAPILGIPEDPVTGSANAALGALLARSGVVPRREGRVALTIYQGHRLGNPGVVEVVVEYSPTGQPYGVQIGGEAVQVFAGEI; from the coding sequence ATGGCTAGGATCCCCTACGTGATTGTGGACGCCTTCGCCTCCACCCCGGGGGCCGGGAACCGGGTGGCCATCGTACTGGACGCTCGGGGTATGGACCTGGAAGAGATGCGAAGCCTAGCCCGTCGGCTGGGCGAACCGGAAACCGCCTTCGTGACGGAAAAGCAAGGCACCCTCTTCGCCGTGCGCTTCTTCACCCCTGCGGGAGAGGTGGAGTTCTCCGGGCACGCCGCCGTAGCCCTGGGCCTTACCCTGGTGCGCCTGGGCCTGGCTCCCGAGGGCACCCAGCGGCTTTTCCTGCACACCCCCACGGAGGCCCTGCCGGTGGAAATCCTCTACGAGGCTGGGGAACCCAAGAAGGCCTTGGTGAGGGGTCCTGCTCCCAGGTTCCGGGATCTCCCTCCCTTCCAGGTCCTTAAGGAGGTCCTCGAGGCCCTGGGCTCGGACGAACGCTACCTGCACCGGGGCCTGCCCTACGGCATCGCCTACACCGGGCTTTGGAGCCTCTTCGTCCCCCTCGTTGCCCCCGGGGTGGTGGATGCCCTGGAGCCGGAGATGGAGGCCTTGGCGGGGGTCTCGCGGAAGCTGGAGATCGCCACCGTACACGCCTACGCCCCCATGGGACCCAGGAGCTTCTACGCCCGGGACTTCGCCCCCATCCTGGGCATTCCCGAAGACCCGGTGACGGGCTCCGCCAACGCCGCCCTGGGGGCCCTCCTGGCCCGCTCCGGGGTGGTGCCCAGGCGGGAGGGCCGGGTGGCCCTCACCATCTACCAGGGCCACCGCCTGGGCAACCCGGGGGTGGTGGAGGTGGTGGTGGAGTACAGCCCCACGGGCCAACCCTACGGGGTGCAGATCGGAGGGGAGGCGGTCCAGGTGTTCGCAGGGGAAATCTGA